The Kribbella amoyensis genomic sequence ATCAAGGTCCACCCGTCCCTGCACCGCTACCCGGTGACGGGCTCGCGGTACTCGGCCGTGTGGGCGTTCGCCGAGGAGACCGGCTGTCCGGTGCTCAGCCACTCCCAGCACCAGTCGCCGTACGACGCTCCCCCGCTGTTCGAGGCGGTCGCGGCGAAGTACCCGGGCGCGGCCGTGATCCTCGGCCACGCGGGGATCACGCCTCCCGGGGTGGACGAGTCGATCGAGGCGGCCGCCCGGTACGAGTCGCTCTGGCTCGAGGTGTGCGGGTCGCAGATGACCAGTTCGCTGATCCTGGCGATGATCGAGCGCGTCGGCAGTCGGCGGGTCCTGTTCGGCTCCGACTTCCCCTTCATCGATCAGCGGATGTCGCTCGGCCGGGTGGTGTGTGCGCCGCTCACCGACGGTCAACGCGATGATGTCCTGAGCGGGAACGCCCGCAGGCTGTTCCGATGGCGGCCACTTCCGGGGGTACAGGAGTGAAGCGATGAGCGAAGAAGCGTTCTCGGCAGCGGGTGAGCGGCCGCCACCGGTGACGGTGGGGCTGTTCGGCCTTCGCAAGCTGGTGAAGACGATGGCCGACGTCGGGCAGCAGATCACCGACCGGTCCCCGCACAGCGTGAAGTTCCTGACCGGCGGCTACGACGACCTGAGCGAGGCCGAGGAGCGGTACCTGAAACTGCGGGACCGGATCGACGCGGCCGTCTTCCCCGGCCCGTGGGTGTTCGACCTCGCCACGGACGGGCACTGGCTCACGGTCCCGTCGACCCATCTCCCGCTCACCGGCGCCGCCCTGTACGCCGCGTTGCTGCGGGCGTCGCTGACCATCGAGGACGTCGACCTGAGCCGGGTGAGCATCGACTCGCTGCCGGCCGCCGACGTGGACGAGGCGTACAGCGAGATCGGCCTCACCACGAGCCACGTGTACGACATCCCGTACGAGGGCCCCGACTCGGTGGCCGGGTTCGCGGCGTTCCACCGGGAGAAGTCGCGGCAGAACCACACCACGCTCGCGCTGACCACGATCCTCTCGGTCGAGCGCGAACTGCGGACCCAGGGCGTCCCGGTGCTGCGGATCGCCCCGACCCGGTCGAGTGTGCGCGACGCGCTGGAGACCGCGGTACTGCTCGGCCAGGGCACCAGGATGGGCGCCCACCAGCTCGCCATGATCGCCGTCCAGCTGATCCCGACCGGGACGTCGAGGGCCGAGTCCGGTGACTACTGGCAGCAGGAGCTCGCCGCGTTGACGCATCAGAAGCTGCTGTCCCAGGCCCGGCAGGTCGGAGCAACGGTGGCCCGGCGCTCGGACACGCTGTTCCTGGTCACGACCACGCAGGGTGCGCTGACCCGGTTGACCGGGCAGTTCACCGTGGCGCCGTTCCTCGGCGCGTTGACCACCCAGCTCGGCGTACCGATCGCGGTCGGGGCGGGGACGGGCCAGACCGCGCGAGCGGCCGAGGCGAACGCGTTGATCGCGGTCGAGGACTCGGTCGGACGGGAAGGCAAGGTCGCGGTGTACCTGGACGGGACCAGCGTCCGGACCGAGCTGCCACCAGGTCCGGCCGAGGTCGCCCCGGCACCGGCCACCACCGTGTCGCCCGTGGACCAGCGCGTCGTCGAGATCCTCACCTCGATCGCGGCCGCGACCACGCCGGAGGCCGGTCAGCAGGTCGTCGTCGACGTCGAGAGTGTCGCCGCCATCATGCAGGTCACCCAGCGCACCGGCCGCCGGATGCTGAAGGAACTCGTCGAGGCCGGCCTGGCCTGGCCGCTGCCGCCGGCCCGCTCGACCGGCGGCGGCCGCCCCCGTCAGCAGTTCCGGCTGCTCACCGAGAAGCTCAGCTGAGCCTCTCGATGAGCGCGGGTCGGTCCTGGGTGCGGATGGGTCAGTACTCGTAGCCGATGCCGTGGGTCGGGGCGATGCGGCCGGCCCAGTTGGAGTGGATCACGGTCGGCGCGCCGGAGACATGCCGGACCTGCAGCGAGGTCCGGGCCCGCGGACAGCCGCCGAGCTGGGACTTGGCGACGTGCAGCACGTCGTTCACCGTCTTGTGGTGCCGTGCGGGGGCGATCGTCGTCCGCCGCACCGCGCCCTTGATCAGCGGCGCACACGAGGTGCCATTGAGGTGCTGCGGCTGGATCTCGATCCAGGTGTCCAGCGTGCTGCCGTTGTACGCCGGCGCTCCGGCACAGCGCGGGAACTTCCGTTCGTCGCCGGGACTGCAGGTGGTGACGTTCAGGTCCTGGACGATCGCGAGATTCCCGGTGGAACGCCGGACCGGATACGTGTAGCCGTTCGTCCGGGTGGCGCCGCTCCACAGCACGTAGTTGCTCGCCGGCTCCTGATGCGGCAGGGCCCAGCGCGCGGCGGCCTTGACGGTGTCCTGGGCGTCACCGACCGGGCTCACGTTCAGCGCGGATCCCGCGTTGACCCGCATGGCGATCGGCCCGACGCGATCGATCGTGTCGTTGCGGGCGTAGCTGGAGACCGCGAGCTCACAGCTGAACCGGCCGGACTCCGGCGCGATCAACAGCCATCGGACCACACCGGCCGTGGTCCACTCGGCGGGCGTGATCATGTTCTGGGCCGAGTAGACCCCCAACTGCTCCGATCCGGACAGACCGGGACCACTGCAGCGAAGGATGAAGGTGGTGCCCGGATTGTCTCCGCTGCTGAGCGTGGTCTTTCGGGTCACGGACAGCCCCGTGGAGTAGAGGTAGACCTGTTCGCCCCCGACCAGGTCCAGGTTTCGCTGGGTCTGCGGAATGCTGCGGATCGTGCCGCTTCCGTCCTTGCCGACGGTGTAGTTGAACTCCGGTGCCGCGCTCGCCGTCCGACTGGTCAGCACGGCCAGGGCCGGGAGGACCAGCAAGGTGGCGGTGGCGACGCCGAACAGTCGGCGCTTGATCATCCTGACCTCCGTCTGTAACACAGGTTAAAGGCCTCTTGTTCTTCACGAGTGTTCTCAACTGTTTCCTTGCCAGCAAGGCTTCTCGTGACAGTTCGACGAGGATCTGATCGTGAATCCAAGTCCGAATTAGAACTTTCGGCCCGTCCCGAACTGCAGATGCGGGCGCCGGTGCGTTACCTCGCAGGTCATCGACCGGGTGCACCGGATCGCGTCATAGTCACGGCACAAGCCCTGACACGCTGAAAGGACAACGACCATGAAGGTCAGCAGCTTCTATCCGGTCATCGGCACGGACCGCATCGTCGAGTCGCGCGACTTCTACCTCCAGTTGCTCGGGTTCGAGCTCACCTTCGAGGCCGACTGGTACGTCAGCCTGCGGCTGACCGGGCCGCGGCCGTTCGAGCTCGCGCTCGTCGACTACACCCACCCGACCGTCCCGGAGAAGTTCCGCAAGCCGGTCCAGGGCCTGCTGCTGAACTTCGAGGTCGACGACGTCGACCAGGAGTGGGAGCGCCTCGTCGTGCGGGGCGGGCTGCGGCCCGAGCTCGACATCCGCAGCGAGACGTTCGGGCAGCGGCACTTCATCGTCACCGACCCGAACGGCGTCATGATCGACGTCATCACCGAGATCGAGCCCGGGGCCGAGTACGCCGACCAGTTCGTGACCTCCGCCGTGTCCTGACCGCCAGGAGCCCGTGGCCGGCCGGAATGAGGTAGCCCTCTCGTCAGTTGGACCAGGTGAAGACTGCCTCGGGAGTGGAGTGAGTGGTATGGCTGACAGGCCGGTGCTGGTTCCTGGTCCGGATCATCCGATTTCGGTGGAGAAGAATCCTGATCGCGTCGTGGTGACGGTGGCCGGGCGGGTGGTGGCCGACAGCCGGGACGCGTTGTCCCTGCAGGAGTCGAGCTATCCGGCGGTGCAGTACATCCCTCGCAAGGACGTCGACTTCGACGTGCTCGAGCGGACCGAACACACCAGCTACTGCCCGTACAAGGGCGAGGCGGCGTACTACAGCATCGTGCCCGCCGGTGAGCGCGGAGCCAACGCGGTGTGGACGTACGAGCAGCCGTACGCGCCGGTCGCGGACATCCGGGACCACGTGGCGTTCTACCCCGACCGGGTGGACTCGATCGAGATCGTCGCGGACTGATCTCCGCGAGCGGCGGCGCATCCCTCCCCGGGCTGCGCCGCCGTTGCTGTCAGCCGAGGAAATCGCGCAGGGCCGGCGCGAGGACCTCGGTCGGGACGGCGTGCTCCTGGCCCTCCAGCTCGCGATAAGTGCCGTTGGGTAAATGCTTCGCGACCGTCCGCGCGGACTCGATCATGAAGTCCGGGCTGGCCGATCCGCAGAGCGCGAGGGTCGGCTGGGTGATCGCGGCGACCAGGTCGACCGGGACCAGACCGTCGCGGTTCGTGTCGCCGACCACGGCGAACTCGTACGCCAGCGTGTGCGCGAGCTTGATCACGCCAGGATCCGCGGCGTACTCCTTGGCCGGTTCCTCGGGCAGTCCGGCCATCTGCAAGAACTGCGCGACCGCCTCCTGCCGGCGGTCCTCGGCCAGCAACGCCAGGACCACGGCGCCGCTCTCAGCGGACTCACGCAGCGCCTCCTCGTCGTCCGGACTGTACGGCGGCTCGTGCAGCACCACCTTGCTGATCGGCAACCCGGCCGCGGCCGCCTCCACCACGAGCGCGGCGCCGGACGAGTGACCGTAGACGGCGGCCGTCCCACCGAGGGCGGTGATCAGTGCACCGAGATCCTCGACCTCGCGCGCGACGGCGTACTGGTCCGTGTCGCCGCTGTCGCCCCGGCCACGGCGGTCGTACGTCACCGTGGTGAAGTCGCTCCCGAGTTCCTGGGCCAGCTCCCGGAACGATCCGCGGTCGCAGAGCGCACCGCCGACCATGATGAGCGGTTCCCCGCTGCCGTACCGCTCGTACGCGATCGTCGTACCGTCCGCCGAGGTGACCTTCTCCATGACGTGACCTCCTGGTCGCAGGGTCTGTTCACCTCTGAGGTCGACACCGGTGCGCCGATTTCGACACGGTGCGGACCGCCACCACTCACCAACCGGTCCCTTCGAGCGGGGCGGCCGCGGCAGCGTGGGTCCGTCCGGGTGGTTGGGAAGTGGTGCGGAGTCGTGTCGGCCGGGGTGCTGGCCGTACCGTTGGA encodes the following:
- a CDS encoding amidohydrolase family protein, whose translation is MIGRRPQRRVVDVHAHLGPYSLFHIPDPDATTMVGVMDRTGTEVTVVAANRAIQQDAHLGNSQALAAVDAHPGRIAAYAVVNPWQDPERELERLAGDDRFVGIKVHPSLHRYPVTGSRYSAVWAFAEETGCPVLSHSQHQSPYDAPPLFEAVAAKYPGAAVILGHAGITPPGVDESIEAAARYESLWLEVCGSQMTSSLILAMIERVGSRRVLFGSDFPFIDQRMSLGRVVCAPLTDGQRDDVLSGNARRLFRWRPLPGVQE
- a CDS encoding VOC family protein, which produces MKVSSFYPVIGTDRIVESRDFYLQLLGFELTFEADWYVSLRLTGPRPFELALVDYTHPTVPEKFRKPVQGLLLNFEVDDVDQEWERLVVRGGLRPELDIRSETFGQRHFIVTDPNGVMIDVITEIEPGAEYADQFVTSAVS
- a CDS encoding DUF427 domain-containing protein translates to MADRPVLVPGPDHPISVEKNPDRVVVTVAGRVVADSRDALSLQESSYPAVQYIPRKDVDFDVLERTEHTSYCPYKGEAAYYSIVPAGERGANAVWTYEQPYAPVADIRDHVAFYPDRVDSIEIVAD
- a CDS encoding alpha/beta fold hydrolase — translated: MEKVTSADGTTIAYERYGSGEPLIMVGGALCDRGSFRELAQELGSDFTTVTYDRRGRGDSGDTDQYAVAREVEDLGALITALGGTAAVYGHSSGAALVVEAAAAGLPISKVVLHEPPYSPDDEEALRESAESGAVVLALLAEDRRQEAVAQFLQMAGLPEEPAKEYAADPGVIKLAHTLAYEFAVVGDTNRDGLVPVDLVAAITQPTLALCGSASPDFMIESARTVAKHLPNGTYRELEGQEHAVPTEVLAPALRDFLG